Below is a genomic region from Echinicola rosea.
TATTGCTGTAAATTCCGGCTTGGAAGAAGCTAAGATTAAAGAATTGCTGGAAGCTTCAGGAGCTTCAGAAGTGAATAATAAAAGTTTTGAATAGTAGGTAACGAAAAAGATATGAAAATTTTAAAATCCATATATTTAGTTGCGCTTTCCGCTGCTTCATTGGGAGTAGTATCTTGCGGGGCTTCAGGAGATGATCAGGGGCTGGAATATGCACCGCAGATGTATCACTCCGTAGCTTACGAGCCGCTTACCCAAATTCAAGACGAAGCGTCTGGAAGCTGGTTATCCAACAGAGAGGATGGTAAGGGTGAATTTTACAACAGTAATATTTACAACCCCCATAATATGAATATGAGGGAGCCTGTTCCCAATACAGTAGCCAGGAACAAGTACGATATGCTTCCCTATAGATTGGGGGTAGCAGACCTAGCGGCTTCGGACAGCATTGCCAACCCTATCGAATTCAATGATGAGGTA
It encodes:
- a CDS encoding c-type cytochrome encodes the protein MKILKSIYLVALSAASLGVVSCGASGDDQGLEYAPQMYHSVAYEPLTQIQDEASGSWLSNREDGKGEFYNSNIYNPHNMNMREPVPNTVARNKYDMLPYRLGVADLAASDSIANPIEFNDEVLAEGQQLFMQYCLPCHGAGGEGDGKVGEVIGGVANLKGGAYINLTEGHIFHVITHGKGRMGAHGSQISPERRWKIVHYVKQEIQKQ